The Candidatus Paceibacterota bacterium genome segment TATCCGGTTTGAGGCGCTGGATTTCCGGCTCGGCATCCAGCCACCCGTGTCCGGTGGCAATGACCGCCTGGGTGACATGCCGAATTGCCCCCACCACATAACGGCGCTCCTGCTGCGGAAACATGGGATGCCCGGGCCCCTTAAGCAAGCGGAGGTTCGCATCGTGGCCGAGGACCACAATCAAGTCACCGTAGGCGCTCACCTCCTCGAAGAACCGGACGTGACCCGAATGCACGTAATCGTAACAACCGGTGACCATCACTCGCTTGCGCCGGGGCGACTTCGCTGGCGGGTCCGGATTAGCTTCGGGGAATCCATGCAGTTGCTCGTCGCGGATCACCTCATACTGGAGCCCGCGCACCCCGCAGAAAAGCTGCCTGGCGGCGCTGCTCTCCGACTGCCTGACGGCCCAGACTTCGGGCCGCAGACCGGCAGCCTCCGGGAGCGCGTTGCGGTCGAAAGGCCCGCTGATCATTTGCACGCGCCGCACGAACCGGATGGCTTGCAGAAGATACGCCCGCTCCGCCTCCGGGAACCTCGGACTCTTACCCTCGAAACGCCGCGCCAGCTCGTCGCCCCACAGCAGCGCCGTCACCTCGCCCAGCCGGGCGGCCTCCTCCAGGAACCGAACCTGTCCCGAGCGCAAATCATCGAACGCGCCGGCCACCACCACCTGCTTCGGCTTCGCGCTTGACATCACGCCCAACCCCTTTCAGTCCTGCACCCTGTGCTGCCATCCTGCAACTTCCCGCGCGGAAGACAGAGATTTGGACTGCGGTGGCAGAGCGCAGCGGCGACACCGCTTTTCCGGCGTGCGCATGCCTCTGAAAGCGGCGTGGCGCTTCTCTTCCCGCCGCACGACGACCCTCAGCGCCCCCGGCACTGGTTCGTTGGAGGCCACGACAAGGTAGCCGCCGCCGCACCCTGAGAACATTGCCCCCGCATACTGCGCTTGGTAGATCCGCAGCAGGCCGCGCAGGTCCACCCGCAAGGTCGGGTGCCGCACAGTCTGCGGCAGGAGCTTCTCCCAGCAGACCATGCATTCGTTCAGCGACTCGCCCAGGGCGGGCAGGTCGCGGCGCCGGATCGCCTCGAAGCAGTCCTTCCCAGTCTGGCCCAATCGCGCAACCCACCTCGGCTCCAGATTCTTCCGGCCCAGCGGATTGTAGCCATCCGGCCGGGGCGCGACCGGCAGCAGTTGGATCACCCGCTCCAACCACCGCGTGCAGCGCTCATCGTTAAGCGACTCGATATGCGTCGGGAAGACCCCGCCGTTGGCCGCAAAGTCATAATCCAGCCGGCTGATGCCGGGATAGATCAGGCCGATCATGTCCTGCGAACCGGAAGGCTCAGCCTGGCCCCGGTTCTCGCGCAGATAGAGTTCCCGCACCATCCGAGCCAGCGGACGACGCGGGAGCCTGCCTCGCCAAAGCTCCGTGGCCATTGCCCGCGTGCCGGTCGCCAGGCCGCTGCGCTCCATGAACCGAAAAGCCGGCTCCAGCCCCGCCACCACCATGCAGCCGGGCGGGCGCGGATTGTGAGCGGACATGAACGGCTGATCTATCCACCCCCCCGCCAGCGCCAGACGGTAGGGGATCCCGCCGATCACCTTTCCCACGGGCCATCTGTTATTGGGTTTCACGGTTCGCAGTAGCGATAGTTGCGCAGGGCCGACTCCAGGCCGGCCCGCCTGGCGCCAATCCTTGGTCAACCCGCCCCGGAAGACAAGCTGGATGTCCCGTGTGCCGTAATCCCTCAGTCTGGTAGGACGCTTTCGCCGAGAGCGCCACCGTCTGGCCGCCTCGGCGAGGCGGCCCTATCCCAGACTGAGGCCTTGCATTTTCTAACACTTTTCACTTGCACGAACTGCCGTCAGTGATATAGGTGATAGGTAACATAAGCTGCCCAAGGACTAGGCAGACCAAGCCGCTGCCGGTTCCGGGCTGCGGCTCATCAACTACATAAACCTGCTATGAAAACCATGGAGTCATTCCTGATACAATCCCCCCACCGGAAGCTGTTATTGGCGCTGGCGGTCACCGTACTGGCCAGC includes the following:
- a CDS encoding adenylyltransferase/cytidyltransferase family protein yields the protein MSSAKPKQVVVAGAFDDLRSGQVRFLEEAARLGEVTALLWGDELARRFEGKSPRFPEAERAYLLQAIRFVRRVQMISGPFDRNALPEAAGLRPEVWAVRQSESSAARQLFCGVRGLQYEVIRDEQLHGFPEANPDPPAKSPRRKRVMVTGCYDYVHSGHVRFFEEVSAYGDLIVVLGHDANLRLLKGPGHPMFPQQERRYVVGAIRHVTQAVIATGHGWLDAEPEIQRLKPDIYAVNEDGDQGGKREYCARLGVQYLVLKRAPAPGLPPRSSTVLRGF